A window of Castanea sativa cultivar Marrone di Chiusa Pesio chromosome 1, ASM4071231v1 contains these coding sequences:
- the LOC142611347 gene encoding uncharacterized protein LOC142611347: MSWFVIIFFLSLAFNSLSEAGHEKNLPSAIVVGSVYCDTCFQEDFSKSSHFISGASVAVECKYGTSKPSFHKEVKTDRHGEFKVHLPFSVSKHMKKIEGCSVKLISSSEPYCAVASTATSSSLHLKSRKQGTHIFSAGFFTFKPLKQPNLCNQKPSIQNSKELGSNKLSLPPTDGLDFPPPIQDPTSPDLPPLPKLPELPPLPLLPPLPNLPGLPIPPPNLGKTTNSKPTTTESLKKTQLQDEKEAHPDDLFPPLFPPPIQDPTSPYLPPLPKLPELPPLPLLPPLPPLPNLPGLPFPPPNLGKTTNSKPTTTESLKKTQLQDEKEAHPDDFFPPLFPPLLPPVLPPNPFQPSPLIPNPFQPPPLIPNPFQPPPAPLFPFPPIPGFTPSPPPPALPFPLPPIVPLPPIPRIPGIPPLPPIPGIPPASSSKQISSP; this comes from the exons ATGTCTTGGTTTGTAATAATATTCTTTCTCAGTCTTGCATTTAATAGCCTTTCAGAGGCTGGCCATGAGAAGAATCTTCCATCTGCCATTGTTGTTGGCAGTGTCTACTGTGACACATGTTTCCAGGAGGATTTCTCAAAGTCCAGCCACTTCATATCAG GTGCATCTGTGGCTGTAGAATGCAAATATGGGACTTCAAAACCAAGTTTTCATAAAGAAGTGAAAACGGACCGGCATGGAGAATTTAAAGTGCATTTGCCTTTCTCAGTAAGCAAACATATGAAGAAAATTGAGGGATGTTCTGTGAAATTGATCAGCAGCAGTGAGCCTTATTGTGCTGTGGCCTCAACAGCAACTTCATCTTCACTCCATCTCAAGTCAAGAAAGCAAGGGACTCACATATTCTCAGCTGGGTTTTTCACCTTCAAACCATTAAAGCAGCCAAACCTATGTAACCAAAAACCAAGCATTCAAAATTCCAAGGAATTGGGTTCCAATAAACTCTCACTTCCTCCAACTGATGGTCTAGATTTTCCACCTCCAATTCAAGACCCAACAAGCCCAGATCTTCCCCCTCTTCCTAAACTGCCTGAGCTTCCACCATTGCCACTACTCCCTCCTCTCCCAAACCTTCCAGGACTTCCAATTCCACCACCTAATCTAGGAAAGACCACAAACTCAAAACCTACTACTACTGAATCCTTAAAGAAAACTCAGTTACAAGATGAAAAGGAAGCCCACCCAGATGATCTCTTTCCACCACTTTTTCCACCTCCAATTCAAGACCCAACAAGCCCATATCTTCCCCCTCTTCCTAAACTGCCTGAGCTTCCACCATTGCCACTACTCCCTCCTCTCCCTCCTCTCCCAAACCTTCCAGGACTTCCATTTCCACCACCTAATCTAGGAAAGACCACAAACTCAAAACCTACTACTACTGAATCCTTAAAGAAAACTCAGTTACAAGATGAAAAGGAAGCCCACCCAGATGATTTTTTTCCACCACTTTTTCCACCACTTCTCCCACCAGTTTTACCACCAAATCCATTCCAGCCGTCTCCTCTTATCCCTAACCCATTTCAGCCACCTCCACTGATACCTAACCCATTTCAGCCTCCACCAGCACCATTGTTTCCTTTTCCTCCAATACCAGGTTTCACTCcgtcaccaccaccaccagctcTGCCATTCCCTTTACCTCCAATAGTTCCTCTCCCACCTATCCCTCGCATCCCTGGCATCCCTCCCCTCCCTCCCATCCCTGGCATCCCTCCTGCTTCTTCTTCAAAGCAAATTAGTTCACCTTGA